One genomic segment of Quadrisphaera sp. RL12-1S includes these proteins:
- a CDS encoding LacI family DNA-binding transcriptional regulator has protein sequence MSALAPGQAPSGRPPSITDVAVRAGVSIQTVSRVLNEAPRVAPGTRQRVLVAIDELGYRRNPAARALATGHGGLIGVLTPSSALYGPASVTAALGLAAANAGVHLAVEHVVDFDVDSVQHGLSRLVDQYVAGVVVVAPVRQGFEALASARAPVPLLPVVSSEGRDEPVVAVDQRAGARLAVQHLLDLGHETVWHVRGPRGWYEADQREQGWREVLEGAGREVPPVLEGAWSADAGFRAGELLARVPEVTAVFAANDPSALGVVRALTERGRSVPGEVSVVGFDDVPESAFFLPPLTTVRQEFSELGRTALQVVLEMVERHRAGGGREVPPVSPVRLQPELVVRSSTGVPRA, from the coding sequence GTGAGCGCTCTCGCACCTGGTCAGGCCCCGTCCGGCCGACCGCCCTCGATCACCGACGTGGCCGTGCGGGCGGGTGTGTCGATCCAGACCGTCTCGCGCGTGCTCAACGAGGCGCCCAGGGTGGCGCCGGGCACGCGGCAGCGGGTCCTCGTGGCCATCGACGAGCTCGGGTACCGGCGCAACCCCGCGGCGCGGGCGCTGGCCACCGGTCACGGTGGGCTCATCGGCGTGCTGACGCCGAGCTCGGCGCTGTACGGGCCGGCGTCGGTCACCGCCGCGCTGGGCCTGGCCGCCGCGAACGCCGGGGTCCACCTGGCGGTGGAGCACGTGGTCGACTTCGACGTCGACTCCGTGCAGCACGGGCTCTCGCGGTTGGTGGACCAGTACGTGGCGGGCGTGGTGGTGGTCGCGCCGGTGCGCCAGGGGTTCGAGGCCCTGGCGTCGGCGCGAGCACCGGTGCCGCTGCTGCCCGTGGTGAGCAGCGAGGGGCGCGACGAGCCGGTGGTGGCCGTCGACCAGCGCGCCGGTGCTCGGTTGGCGGTGCAGCACCTGCTGGACCTGGGGCACGAGACGGTCTGGCACGTGCGGGGGCCGCGGGGCTGGTACGAGGCCGACCAGCGCGAGCAGGGCTGGCGGGAGGTGCTGGAGGGCGCGGGGCGGGAGGTGCCGCCGGTGCTGGAGGGTGCGTGGTCGGCGGATGCGGGGTTTCGGGCGGGGGAGCTGTTGGCGCGGGTGCCGGAGGTGACGGCGGTGTTCGCGGCGAACGACCCTTCGGCGTTGGGGGTGGTGCGGGCGCTGACCGAGCGCGGTCGCAGTGTGCCGGGGGAGGTGAGCGTGGTGGGTTTTGATGACGTGCCGGAGAGTGCGTTCTTCTTGCCGCCGTTGACCACGGTGCGCCAGGAGTTCTCCGAGCTGGGGCGCACGGCGCTGCAGGTGGTGCTGGAGATGGTCGAGCGCCACCGCGCCGGCGGCGGCCGCGAGGTGCCGCCCGTGAGCCCGGTGCGCCTGCAGCCCGAGCTGGTGGTCCGGAGCAGCACGGGCGTGCCGCGGGCCTGA
- a CDS encoding ABC transporter substrate-binding protein translates to MFHASRRTFIAAIAAGGLTASLAACGGSADAGSGSADGASSGSGGSGTIRVGYSQLGAESGWRTANTESVKANLSKDKGFDLTFVDAQQKQENQIKALRDFVAQDVDVIAFSPVVETGWDDVLKEIKDAGIPVVLVDRTVDTKVSDPYVTHIGSDFKAEGTKAGEWVKQNAPQAKIFELQGTLGSGAQVDREEGFDGVVGSQVIGKASGNFTRAEGRTATEAALQAYPDMTMIFTHNDDMGLGAVEAIEAAGKKPGTDIQIVSVDAVRDGLKALVDKKFNYVVECNPAFGDQLAELIKKVHAGDSVPKETVVEETTFDQTITQAQVDARPY, encoded by the coding sequence GTGTTCCACGCATCCAGGCGCACCTTCATCGCTGCGATCGCCGCTGGCGGTCTGACCGCATCCCTGGCCGCCTGCGGCGGCAGCGCTGACGCCGGCAGCGGGTCCGCGGACGGCGCGAGCTCCGGTTCCGGAGGCAGCGGCACCATCCGCGTCGGCTACTCCCAGCTGGGCGCCGAGAGCGGATGGCGCACCGCGAACACCGAGTCGGTCAAGGCCAACCTCAGCAAGGACAAGGGCTTCGACCTCACCTTCGTCGACGCCCAGCAGAAGCAGGAGAACCAGATCAAGGCCCTGCGCGACTTCGTCGCCCAGGACGTCGACGTCATCGCCTTCTCGCCCGTGGTGGAGACGGGCTGGGACGACGTGCTGAAGGAGATCAAGGACGCCGGCATCCCCGTGGTGCTCGTGGACCGCACCGTCGACACGAAGGTCTCCGACCCCTACGTCACCCACATCGGCTCCGACTTCAAGGCGGAGGGCACCAAGGCGGGGGAGTGGGTCAAGCAGAACGCTCCCCAGGCCAAGATCTTCGAGCTGCAGGGCACGCTCGGCTCCGGCGCCCAGGTGGACCGCGAGGAGGGCTTCGACGGCGTCGTCGGCAGCCAGGTGATCGGCAAGGCCAGCGGCAACTTCACCCGCGCCGAGGGCCGGACCGCCACCGAGGCCGCCCTCCAGGCCTACCCCGACATGACCATGATCTTCACCCACAACGACGACATGGGCCTGGGCGCCGTCGAGGCGATCGAGGCCGCGGGCAAGAAGCCCGGCACGGACATCCAGATCGTCTCCGTGGACGCCGTCCGCGACGGCCTGAAGGCGCTCGTCGACAAGAAGTTCAACTACGTCGTGGAGTGCAACCCGGCCTTCGGCGACCAGCTCGCCGAGCTCATCAAGAAGGTCCACGCCGGGGACAGCGTGCCCAAGGAGACCGTCGTCGAGGAGACGACGTTCGACCAGACCATCACCCAGGCCCAGGTCGACGCCCGCCCCTACTGA
- a CDS encoding sugar ABC transporter ATP-binding protein, which yields MRGITIEFPGVRALDGVDLRLFPGEVHALMGENGAGKSTLIKALTGVYSIDAGQVLLDGEAIQLKDPGAAQAAGISTVYQEVNLCANLSVAENVMLGHEVRRGPFVDWRATRRAAREQLARLNLDIDPRSLLESHTIAVQQLVAIARAMVVDAKVLILDEPTSSLDRAEVEELFRVVRQLRDSGVAVLFVSHFMDQVYAISDRMTVLRNGRLVEERLTRDLPRRELISLMIGRSGEELAGVEETARAAISLHPPGAQPLVAASALGRAGSVQPFDLDLYPGEILGFAGLLGSGRTEAARLVSGADRPDAGRLEVDGAPVRLATPLAALQKGLAYSTEDRKKEGIVGDLTVRENIALALQARRGAWRPIPAKELDEIVARYMTALNINPKNPNALIKNLSGGNQQKVLLARWLATDPRLLILDEPTRGIDVGAKAEIQKLVVELAQQGMSVVFISSELEEVLRLSQRIVVMRDRVKVAEVVNGDQVTTDTVLATIAAEPTSEPDRGPDSSAQTPKEGAA from the coding sequence ATGCGTGGCATCACCATCGAGTTCCCGGGCGTGCGCGCCCTGGACGGTGTGGACCTGCGCCTCTTCCCCGGGGAGGTGCACGCGCTGATGGGGGAGAACGGCGCCGGCAAGTCGACCCTCATCAAGGCCCTCACCGGCGTCTACTCCATCGACGCGGGGCAGGTGCTGCTGGACGGCGAGGCGATCCAGCTCAAGGACCCCGGTGCTGCCCAGGCCGCAGGCATCTCGACCGTCTACCAGGAGGTCAACCTCTGCGCGAACCTCTCCGTGGCCGAGAACGTCATGCTCGGGCACGAGGTCCGCCGAGGCCCCTTCGTCGACTGGCGCGCCACCCGTCGCGCCGCCCGCGAGCAGCTCGCCCGGCTCAACCTGGACATCGACCCGCGGTCCCTGCTCGAGTCGCACACCATCGCCGTCCAGCAGCTCGTGGCCATCGCCCGCGCCATGGTGGTGGACGCCAAGGTCCTCATCCTCGACGAGCCGACGTCCAGCCTGGACCGGGCCGAGGTGGAGGAGCTCTTCCGCGTGGTGCGCCAGCTGCGCGACTCCGGTGTCGCGGTGCTGTTCGTCTCCCACTTCATGGACCAGGTCTACGCGATCTCCGACCGCATGACGGTGCTGCGCAACGGCCGGCTGGTGGAGGAGCGCCTCACCCGCGACCTCCCGCGCCGCGAGCTCATCTCACTCATGATCGGACGCTCGGGTGAGGAGCTCGCCGGGGTGGAGGAGACCGCCCGGGCCGCGATCTCCCTGCACCCGCCCGGGGCGCAGCCCCTGGTGGCTGCCAGTGCCCTCGGTCGCGCCGGCTCGGTGCAGCCCTTCGACCTCGACCTGTACCCGGGCGAGATCCTCGGCTTCGCAGGCCTCCTCGGCTCGGGACGCACCGAAGCCGCCCGCCTGGTCAGCGGCGCCGACCGCCCGGACGCCGGGCGCCTGGAGGTGGACGGCGCCCCCGTGCGGCTGGCCACACCGCTGGCCGCCCTCCAGAAGGGTCTGGCCTACTCGACCGAGGACCGCAAGAAGGAGGGCATCGTCGGGGACCTGACCGTGCGCGAGAACATCGCGCTCGCGCTGCAGGCGCGCCGCGGGGCCTGGCGGCCCATCCCGGCCAAGGAGCTCGACGAGATCGTCGCGCGGTACATGACCGCGCTGAACATCAACCCCAAGAACCCGAACGCCCTCATCAAGAACCTGTCCGGCGGCAACCAGCAGAAGGTGCTCCTGGCGCGCTGGCTGGCCACCGACCCCCGCCTGCTGATCCTCGACGAGCCCACCCGCGGCATCGACGTGGGTGCCAAGGCGGAGATCCAGAAGCTGGTGGTCGAGCTGGCGCAGCAGGGGATGTCGGTGGTGTTCATCTCCTCCGAGCTCGAGGAGGTGCTGCGCCTGTCCCAGCGGATCGTCGTGATGCGCGACCGCGTGAAGGTGGCCGAGGTGGTCAACGGGGACCAGGTCACCACCGACACCGTGCTCGCGACCATCGCCGCAGAGCCGACCTCCGAGCCAGACCGAGGCCCGGACTCGTCCGCGCAGACCCCGAAGGAGGGCGCGGCATGA
- a CDS encoding ABC transporter permease subunit, translated as MRLRRLDARYLPVAGTLVTLVALLAVGQARYSTPRQGFISMKLLSNLLIDNSFLLVLAVGMTFVILAGGIDLSVGAVVALVGLVVAQLFIAGWPAPVVLVVGVLVGTTCGAIIGVLVQFFDVQPFIASLAVLFLARGAATVIGTRSLPIDDPTFSALASWSLRFGEGRTSWRINASILIALGVLALAYLVLHHTRFGRTVYGLGAADRGNAVNLMGLRADRTRVWVYVISGTCAGVAGLLFALYTKSGYNLTGVGMELDAIAAVVIGGTLLTGGYGYVLGTGAGVLVYGLIQVLNSREGLESWWTRVAIGSVLLAFVILQRVIAVRRRPAVRPAEKQAPAPVPAA; from the coding sequence GTGAGGCTCCGCCGGCTCGATGCGCGGTACCTGCCCGTCGCCGGGACGCTCGTCACCCTGGTCGCGCTGCTCGCGGTCGGCCAGGCCCGCTACAGCACACCCCGCCAGGGCTTCATCTCCATGAAGCTGCTCTCCAACCTGCTCATCGACAACTCGTTCCTGCTGGTGCTGGCGGTGGGGATGACCTTCGTCATCCTCGCCGGGGGCATCGACCTGTCGGTGGGAGCCGTGGTGGCGCTCGTCGGGCTGGTCGTGGCGCAGCTGTTCATCGCCGGCTGGCCCGCACCCGTGGTGCTCGTCGTGGGCGTCCTCGTCGGCACCACGTGCGGCGCGATCATCGGCGTGCTGGTGCAGTTCTTCGACGTCCAACCCTTCATCGCCAGCCTCGCGGTGCTGTTCCTCGCTCGCGGTGCCGCCACGGTGATCGGGACCCGCTCGCTGCCCATCGACGACCCGACCTTCTCGGCGCTGGCCTCGTGGAGCCTCCGCTTCGGGGAGGGCCGGACGTCGTGGCGCATCAACGCGAGCATCCTCATCGCACTCGGGGTGCTGGCGCTCGCCTACCTGGTGCTCCACCACACCCGCTTCGGGCGCACCGTGTACGGCCTGGGTGCCGCCGACCGCGGCAACGCCGTCAACCTCATGGGTCTGCGGGCGGACCGCACGCGGGTGTGGGTGTACGTCATCAGCGGCACCTGCGCCGGTGTGGCGGGCCTCCTGTTCGCCCTCTACACCAAGTCCGGCTACAACCTCACCGGCGTGGGCATGGAGCTGGACGCCATCGCCGCGGTGGTCATCGGCGGCACCCTGCTCACGGGCGGCTACGGGTACGTGCTCGGCACCGGGGCCGGGGTGCTCGTGTACGGCCTGATCCAGGTGCTCAACTCGCGGGAGGGCCTGGAGTCGTGGTGGACCCGCGTGGCCATCGGCTCCGTCCTGCTGGCGTTCGTCATCCTGCAGCGAGTCATCGCCGTGCGGCGCCGCCCCGCCGTCCGCCCCGCGGAGAAGCAGGCACCGGCCCCAGTGCCGGCGGCCTGA
- a CDS encoding glycoside hydrolase family 43 protein, producing the protein MTSHLRRVRNRCLAVLAALPLVLAMVIGGGSGQRAEALDPFTGYLMVHFIGEGSRGQQIYFTHSKDGLHWSDLNGGEPTLLSTVGTKGVRDPSIVRSPSGDKYWIIATDLCIDCGQNWGDAINNGSRNLVVWESSDLVNWSAPRLIDVATSIQGKNAWAPEAIWDPASNAYVIYWASNAPAAEGGTKHQIFYATTTDFRTVSASRPYLVPPSGQEVIDTQIIEAPSSPGGFRYYRASCLGREIVIEGGNSVLGSWTNLGNLVRSGFTNGGTSGATVVEGPMFAQVNGKAEWNLWLDQYATGGGYTPATTTNLSDTSSYRKHAASDYSLGSNLKRHGSIMNLTAAEESRVLAAYSAPINRLAAVNVNGGYVRHANFKGRVAANVSPAEDAQFRIRTGLDGVSGNVSFESVNYPGYFLRHYAFSVELQRNDGSSAFKGDASFTPVAGLSDSSATSYRSANFPDRYLRHYALELKVDPISTAQERADATFRVVS; encoded by the coding sequence ATGACGTCGCACCTGCGTCGAGTGCGGAACCGGTGTCTGGCGGTGCTCGCAGCACTGCCCCTGGTGCTGGCGATGGTGATCGGTGGGGGTTCTGGCCAGCGCGCCGAGGCGCTGGACCCCTTCACCGGGTACCTGATGGTCCACTTCATCGGAGAGGGGTCGCGCGGGCAGCAGATCTACTTCACCCACAGCAAGGACGGGCTGCACTGGAGCGACCTCAACGGTGGTGAGCCCACCCTGCTGAGCACGGTCGGCACCAAGGGCGTGCGCGACCCCTCCATCGTGCGATCCCCCTCCGGTGACAAGTACTGGATCATCGCCACGGACCTCTGCATCGACTGCGGCCAGAACTGGGGCGACGCGATCAACAACGGCAGTCGCAACCTGGTGGTGTGGGAGTCCTCCGACCTGGTGAACTGGTCAGCTCCGCGCCTCATCGACGTCGCGACCAGCATCCAGGGCAAGAACGCCTGGGCCCCGGAGGCCATCTGGGACCCGGCGAGCAACGCCTACGTCATCTACTGGGCCAGCAACGCCCCCGCCGCCGAGGGCGGTACGAAGCACCAGATCTTCTACGCCACCACCACCGACTTCCGCACCGTGAGCGCCTCGCGGCCCTACCTGGTGCCGCCGTCGGGCCAGGAGGTCATCGACACGCAGATCATCGAGGCGCCCAGCAGCCCGGGCGGGTTCCGGTACTACCGGGCCAGCTGCCTGGGCCGCGAGATCGTCATCGAGGGCGGCAACAGCGTCCTGGGCTCCTGGACCAACCTGGGGAACCTGGTGCGCTCGGGCTTCACCAACGGCGGCACCTCCGGGGCCACCGTGGTCGAGGGGCCCATGTTCGCGCAGGTCAACGGCAAGGCCGAGTGGAACCTGTGGCTCGACCAGTACGCCACGGGCGGGGGCTACACCCCTGCCACCACGACCAACCTCAGCGACACCTCGAGCTACCGCAAGCACGCTGCCTCGGACTACAGCCTGGGCAGCAACCTCAAGCGGCACGGTTCGATCATGAACCTCACCGCTGCCGAGGAGAGCCGCGTGCTGGCGGCCTACAGCGCGCCGATCAACCGCCTCGCCGCAGTCAACGTCAACGGCGGCTACGTGCGACACGCGAACTTCAAGGGTCGGGTCGCAGCGAACGTCTCACCGGCTGAGGACGCCCAGTTCCGGATCCGCACGGGCCTGGACGGCGTCTCGGGCAACGTCTCGTTCGAGTCGGTGAACTACCCGGGCTACTTCCTGCGGCACTACGCGTTCTCGGTGGAGCTGCAGCGCAACGACGGGTCCAGCGCGTTCAAGGGCGATGCGTCGTTCACCCCGGTGGCGGGCCTGAGCGACAGCTCGGCCACCTCCTACCGGTCGGCCAACTTCCCCGACCGGTACCTGCGCCACTACGCCCTGGAGCTGAAGGTGGACCCCATCAGCACCGCCCAGGAGCGAGCTGACGCCACCTTCCGCGTCGTGTCCTGA
- a CDS encoding ABC transporter permease — MSATSATPGGTVGWARRVAGHTLFWPTAALVVLLVACAVASPGFLDVTVRDGALVGQPIDLLRNAVTPLLLALGMCLVIATGGIDLSVGAVMAISLAVSLTYLDRAADPSAPATVATAVVLGLVLGVAVGAFNGALVTLLGVQPFIATMILMVAGRGIAMLITKGQITTVTSPPFKALGAGSVLGLPQAVVIGAVVFALVALVVRRSALGVLLEAIGVNRESARLSGVRARSTTWTVYVLAGVLAALAGIIYGAPTMAADANNIGLFFELNAIVVVVLGGTKLDGGRFYLSGLVVGALLLTTIERAVIIFQLPSTTTNLFKAAVLIALCIAASPRARGWLASRRTASSGPRRPEAASAAQPAAQPVSRPSSNVKEVGA; from the coding sequence ATGAGCGCCACCAGCGCCACCCCCGGTGGGACCGTCGGCTGGGCCCGGCGCGTCGCCGGCCACACCCTGTTCTGGCCGACGGCGGCGCTGGTGGTGCTGCTGGTCGCCTGCGCCGTCGCCAGCCCCGGCTTCCTCGACGTCACGGTCCGCGACGGCGCCCTGGTCGGACAGCCGATCGACCTGCTGCGCAACGCCGTGACGCCGCTGCTGCTGGCCCTCGGCATGTGCCTGGTGATCGCCACCGGGGGCATCGACCTGTCCGTCGGGGCGGTCATGGCCATCTCCCTGGCCGTGTCCCTCACCTACCTCGACCGCGCCGCCGACCCGAGCGCTCCCGCCACGGTGGCCACCGCGGTGGTCCTGGGCCTGGTGCTCGGCGTGGCCGTGGGCGCCTTCAACGGCGCCCTGGTGACGCTGCTGGGAGTGCAGCCGTTCATCGCCACCATGATCCTCATGGTGGCGGGGCGCGGCATCGCCATGCTCATCACCAAGGGCCAGATCACCACGGTGACCAGCCCGCCGTTCAAGGCGCTCGGCGCCGGGTCGGTGCTCGGGCTCCCGCAGGCGGTGGTCATCGGCGCCGTGGTCTTCGCGCTCGTGGCGCTGGTGGTCCGGCGCAGCGCGCTCGGCGTGCTGCTCGAGGCCATCGGCGTCAACCGCGAGTCCGCGCGGCTGTCCGGCGTGCGCGCCCGCAGCACCACCTGGACCGTCTACGTGCTGGCCGGGGTGCTGGCCGCCCTCGCCGGGATCATCTACGGCGCCCCCACGATGGCGGCGGACGCGAACAACATCGGCCTGTTCTTCGAGCTCAACGCCATCGTGGTGGTGGTGCTGGGCGGCACCAAGCTGGACGGCGGCAGGTTCTACCTCTCCGGCCTGGTGGTGGGGGCGCTGCTGCTCACCACCATCGAGCGAGCAGTGATCATCTTCCAGCTGCCGTCGACCACCACCAACCTCTTCAAGGCCGCGGTGCTCATCGCCCTGTGCATCGCCGCCTCCCCCCGCGCCCGCGGCTGGCTGGCCAGCAGGCGCACCGCGAGCAGCGGCCCGCGCCGGCCGGAAGCGGCCTCGGCCGCGCAGCCGGCCGCCCAGCCCGTCTCGCGGCCGTCCTCGAACGTCAAGGAGGTGGGAGCGTGA